The proteins below are encoded in one region of Castor canadensis chromosome 6, mCasCan1.hap1v2, whole genome shotgun sequence:
- the Pvrig gene encoding transmembrane protein PVRIG isoform X2, translating into MARPPEWVLLWALLTLCISAETPRVWVQVQREAFKLWPLRIRCGFLGPGSISQAPVCQAQWETKSTIAVMLEGSEARSSWANATFCCKFVSFPDGSQETCGYPQSGSVEHSSDQGSPALTQAPILRADLAWILGALGLLLLGFIFVFYMRRQRRWSVIRLQPSLTSTQAQMPAQATSQARLTALYLPYTTTTLCPETRDTIHPHHCLPQWAPLTTYSTHQPLAPALWASIWVSSRSSFVCVENGLYARAGERPSRTGPNLTSFLDPLGPRAMERHLGVE; encoded by the exons ATGGCCAGGCCCCCGGAATGGGTCTTGCTCTGGGCACTGCTGACGCTCTGCATCTCTGCAG AGACCCCCAGGGTGTGGGTGCAAGTCCAGAGGGAGGCCTTCAAGCTCTGGCCCTTAAGGATTCGCTGTGGCTTCCTGGGACCTGGCTCCATCTCCCAG GCCCCTGTCTGCCAGGCCCAGTGGGAAACCAAAAGTACCATTGCTGTCATGCTGGAGGGGTCTGAGGCAAGAAGCTCCTGGGCCAATGCCACCTTCTGCTGCAAGTTTGTTTCCTTCCCGGATGGTTCCCAGGAGACCTGTGGATACCCTCAGTCTGGCTCAGTTGAGCACAGCTCAGACCAAG GGTCCCCTGCCCTGACTCAAGCCCCCATTCTGCGAGCAGACCTGGCCTGGATCTTGGGGGCCTTAGGGCTCCTCCTCTTGGGCTTCATCTTTGTCTTCTATATGCGCCGGCAGAGGCGTTG GTCTGTCATTAGGCTTCAGCCGTCTCTCACCAGCACCCAGGCACAGATGCCAGCTCAG GCCACCAGCCAAGCCCGTCTGACTGCTCTCTACCTCCCCTACACCACCACCACTCTCTGCCCAGAAACTCGGGACACCATCCACCCCCACCACTGCCTGCCCCAGTGGGCACCACTGACTACCTACTCCACACACCAACCCCTGGCACCTGCACTCTGGGCCTCTATATGGGTCTCCTCACGAAGCAGTTTTGTCTGTGTTGAGAATGGACTGTATGCCAGGGCAGGAGAGAGGCCTTCCCGCACTGGCCCCAACCTCACCTCTTTCCTTGACCCTCTGGGGCCCAGAGCCATGGAGAGGCACTTGGGAGTTGAATGA
- the Pilrb gene encoding paired immunoglobulin-like type 2 receptor beta isoform X3, which translates to MGWCYPLCLLQWLQFLPSPLGNSAGFTPKHFAEVKQEKHLSGFKGGSIQIPFSFSYPWELAMDPQDFWDRLSLNWTKGRNSGFLSIQNLRKKDETTYFCRVQLNTLRDGQQMWQSIEGTALTVTNDMTTMQSSTSLTSAHTTADPKVTEDEKIWESWPLNVGAAVGVTVATVLLIIPVLGMMVFLRWNRMPAS; encoded by the exons ATGGGTTGGTGTTATCCTCTTTGTCTCCTGCAGTggcttcaatttcttccttctcccctagGTAACTCAGCAGGATTCACCCCAAAACACTTTGCTGAGGTCAAACAAGAGAAACATCTCTCTGGCTTCAAAGGCGGCTCCATCCAaatccccttctccttctcctacCCCTGGGAGTTGGCCATGGATCCCCAG GATTTCTGGGACCGGCTCAGCCTGAACTGGACAAAGGGTCGGAACTCCGGCTTCCTCAGCATCCAGAACCTGCGGAAGAAGGACGAGACGACGTACTTTTGCAGAGTCCAACTGAACACGCTTAGAGATGGCCAGCAGATGTGGCAGTCCATTGAGGGGACCGCACTCACCGTCACCAACG ACATGACCACCATGCAGAGCTCCACCAGCTTAACCTCTGCACATACCACAGCTGACCCCAAAGTCACAGAGGATGAGAAGATCTGGGAGTCTTGGCCCCTAAATGTGGGAGCTGCAGTTGGAGTGACAGTGGCCACTGTTCTGCTCATAATCCCAGTTTTGGGAATGATGGTCTTCCTCAGGTGGAACAGAAT GCCAGCCAGTTGA
- the Pvrig gene encoding transmembrane protein PVRIG isoform X3 has product MARPPEWVLLWALLTLCISAETPRVWVQVQREAFKLWPLRIRCGFLGPGSISQAQWETKSTIAVMLEGSEARSSWANATFCCKFVSFPDGSQETCGYPQSGSVEHSSDQGSPALTQAPILRADLAWILGALGLLLLGFIFVFYMRRQRRWSVIRLQPSLTSTQAQMPAQATSQARLTALYLPYTTTTLCPETRDTIHPHHCLPQWAPLTTYSTHQPLAPALWASIWVSSRSSFVCVENGLYARAGERPSRTGPNLTSFLDPLGPRAMERHLGVE; this is encoded by the exons ATGGCCAGGCCCCCGGAATGGGTCTTGCTCTGGGCACTGCTGACGCTCTGCATCTCTGCAG AGACCCCCAGGGTGTGGGTGCAAGTCCAGAGGGAGGCCTTCAAGCTCTGGCCCTTAAGGATTCGCTGTGGCTTCCTGGGACCTGGCTCCATCTCCCAG GCCCAGTGGGAAACCAAAAGTACCATTGCTGTCATGCTGGAGGGGTCTGAGGCAAGAAGCTCCTGGGCCAATGCCACCTTCTGCTGCAAGTTTGTTTCCTTCCCGGATGGTTCCCAGGAGACCTGTGGATACCCTCAGTCTGGCTCAGTTGAGCACAGCTCAGACCAAG GGTCCCCTGCCCTGACTCAAGCCCCCATTCTGCGAGCAGACCTGGCCTGGATCTTGGGGGCCTTAGGGCTCCTCCTCTTGGGCTTCATCTTTGTCTTCTATATGCGCCGGCAGAGGCGTTG GTCTGTCATTAGGCTTCAGCCGTCTCTCACCAGCACCCAGGCACAGATGCCAGCTCAG GCCACCAGCCAAGCCCGTCTGACTGCTCTCTACCTCCCCTACACCACCACCACTCTCTGCCCAGAAACTCGGGACACCATCCACCCCCACCACTGCCTGCCCCAGTGGGCACCACTGACTACCTACTCCACACACCAACCCCTGGCACCTGCACTCTGGGCCTCTATATGGGTCTCCTCACGAAGCAGTTTTGTCTGTGTTGAGAATGGACTGTATGCCAGGGCAGGAGAGAGGCCTTCCCGCACTGGCCCCAACCTCACCTCTTTCCTTGACCCTCTGGGGCCCAGAGCCATGGAGAGGCACTTGGGAGTTGAATGA
- the Pvrig gene encoding transmembrane protein PVRIG isoform X1, with protein sequence MARPPEWVLLWALLTLCISAETPRVWVQVQREAFKLWPLRIRCGFLGPGSISQVTVNWGGHDDAGGTLLAVLHPEFGVHCQAPVCQAQWETKSTIAVMLEGSEARSSWANATFCCKFVSFPDGSQETCGYPQSGSVEHSSDQGSPALTQAPILRADLAWILGALGLLLLGFIFVFYMRRQRRWSVIRLQPSLTSTQAQMPAQATSQARLTALYLPYTTTTLCPETRDTIHPHHCLPQWAPLTTYSTHQPLAPALWASIWVSSRSSFVCVENGLYARAGERPSRTGPNLTSFLDPLGPRAMERHLGVE encoded by the exons ATGGCCAGGCCCCCGGAATGGGTCTTGCTCTGGGCACTGCTGACGCTCTGCATCTCTGCAG AGACCCCCAGGGTGTGGGTGCAAGTCCAGAGGGAGGCCTTCAAGCTCTGGCCCTTAAGGATTCGCTGTGGCTTCCTGGGACCTGGCTCCATCTCCCAGGTAACCGTGAACTGGGGGGGACATGATGATGCCGGAGGGACCCTGCTGGCTGTGTTGCACCCAGAATTTGGTGTCCATTGTCAGGCCCCTGTCTGCCAGGCCCAGTGGGAAACCAAAAGTACCATTGCTGTCATGCTGGAGGGGTCTGAGGCAAGAAGCTCCTGGGCCAATGCCACCTTCTGCTGCAAGTTTGTTTCCTTCCCGGATGGTTCCCAGGAGACCTGTGGATACCCTCAGTCTGGCTCAGTTGAGCACAGCTCAGACCAAG GGTCCCCTGCCCTGACTCAAGCCCCCATTCTGCGAGCAGACCTGGCCTGGATCTTGGGGGCCTTAGGGCTCCTCCTCTTGGGCTTCATCTTTGTCTTCTATATGCGCCGGCAGAGGCGTTG GTCTGTCATTAGGCTTCAGCCGTCTCTCACCAGCACCCAGGCACAGATGCCAGCTCAG GCCACCAGCCAAGCCCGTCTGACTGCTCTCTACCTCCCCTACACCACCACCACTCTCTGCCCAGAAACTCGGGACACCATCCACCCCCACCACTGCCTGCCCCAGTGGGCACCACTGACTACCTACTCCACACACCAACCCCTGGCACCTGCACTCTGGGCCTCTATATGGGTCTCCTCACGAAGCAGTTTTGTCTGTGTTGAGAATGGACTGTATGCCAGGGCAGGAGAGAGGCCTTCCCGCACTGGCCCCAACCTCACCTCTTTCCTTGACCCTCTGGGGCCCAGAGCCATGGAGAGGCACTTGGGAGTTGAATGA
- the Pilrb gene encoding paired immunoglobulin-like type 2 receptor beta isoform X1, giving the protein MGWCYPLCLLQWLQFLPSPLGNSAGFTPKHFAEVKQEKHLSGFKGGSIQIPFSFSYPWELAMDPQVRIFWRWKHFHGEFIYNTTPSFTHKDFWDRLSLNWTKGRNSGFLSIQNLRKKDETTYFCRVQLNTLRDGQQMWQSIEGTALTVTNDMTTMQSSTSLTSAHTTADPKVTEDEKIWESWPLNVGAAVGVTVATVLLIIPVLGMMVFLRWNRMPAS; this is encoded by the exons ATGGGTTGGTGTTATCCTCTTTGTCTCCTGCAGTggcttcaatttcttccttctcccctagGTAACTCAGCAGGATTCACCCCAAAACACTTTGCTGAGGTCAAACAAGAGAAACATCTCTCTGGCTTCAAAGGCGGCTCCATCCAaatccccttctccttctcctacCCCTGGGAGTTGGCCATGGATCCCCAGGTGAGAATATTCTGGAGATGGAAGCACTTCCATGGAGAATTTATCTATAACACAACCCCATCATTCACTCATAAGGATTTCTGGGACCGGCTCAGCCTGAACTGGACAAAGGGTCGGAACTCCGGCTTCCTCAGCATCCAGAACCTGCGGAAGAAGGACGAGACGACGTACTTTTGCAGAGTCCAACTGAACACGCTTAGAGATGGCCAGCAGATGTGGCAGTCCATTGAGGGGACCGCACTCACCGTCACCAACG ACATGACCACCATGCAGAGCTCCACCAGCTTAACCTCTGCACATACCACAGCTGACCCCAAAGTCACAGAGGATGAGAAGATCTGGGAGTCTTGGCCCCTAAATGTGGGAGCTGCAGTTGGAGTGACAGTGGCCACTGTTCTGCTCATAATCCCAGTTTTGGGAATGATGGTCTTCCTCAGGTGGAACAGAAT GCCAGCCAGTTGA
- the Pilrb gene encoding paired immunoglobulin-like type 2 receptor beta isoform X2, with the protein MEWVLMLLLLSLTPVQAGNSAGFTPKHFAEVKQEKHLSGFKGGSIQIPFSFSYPWELAMDPQVRIFWRWKHFHGEFIYNTTPSFTHKDFWDRLSLNWTKGRNSGFLSIQNLRKKDETTYFCRVQLNTLRDGQQMWQSIEGTALTVTNDMTTMQSSTSLTSAHTTADPKVTEDEKIWESWPLNVGAAVGVTVATVLLIIPVLGMMVFLRWNRMPAS; encoded by the exons ATGGAGTGGGTcctgatgctgctgctgctgtcactAACACCCGTGCAGGCTG GTAACTCAGCAGGATTCACCCCAAAACACTTTGCTGAGGTCAAACAAGAGAAACATCTCTCTGGCTTCAAAGGCGGCTCCATCCAaatccccttctccttctcctacCCCTGGGAGTTGGCCATGGATCCCCAGGTGAGAATATTCTGGAGATGGAAGCACTTCCATGGAGAATTTATCTATAACACAACCCCATCATTCACTCATAAGGATTTCTGGGACCGGCTCAGCCTGAACTGGACAAAGGGTCGGAACTCCGGCTTCCTCAGCATCCAGAACCTGCGGAAGAAGGACGAGACGACGTACTTTTGCAGAGTCCAACTGAACACGCTTAGAGATGGCCAGCAGATGTGGCAGTCCATTGAGGGGACCGCACTCACCGTCACCAACG ACATGACCACCATGCAGAGCTCCACCAGCTTAACCTCTGCACATACCACAGCTGACCCCAAAGTCACAGAGGATGAGAAGATCTGGGAGTCTTGGCCCCTAAATGTGGGAGCTGCAGTTGGAGTGACAGTGGCCACTGTTCTGCTCATAATCCCAGTTTTGGGAATGATGGTCTTCCTCAGGTGGAACAGAAT GCCAGCCAGTTGA